The Tripterygium wilfordii isolate XIE 37 chromosome 23, ASM1340144v1, whole genome shotgun sequence genomic sequence ATAATCTGTGCCTTTTCACTTGGGATCAACTGCACTGACCCATCACAACGACTGAAAACTAACCAACTGTAAATCTGAGATAAATCACCGGTAAATGGGAATATTTCTGTTCATTATAGTACATATCCTTTTTCGCAACAAAAGAAGATGCGCACGTAATATTAATGTAGGAAAGGAGAGATTGCAAGAAATGAAACAGAAATACAAAGTAGAAGCTGATTAGGGTATGgtatatcaacaaaatcaacCAGAAGCCCATCATTCTTTTCAGAAGTCGATATGAAATTGAACAATAGTTCAAAAATTAACTCTTGGATGAAATTAAGTGTGAAGGGCCATACCTTCGCAGGCTGCAAATTATCAGGGAGACTTAGGGAGCGGCACTGTGATGGTTCATTGATTTCTGCCAGTTTCCAGATCCTAGATTTTTCTACTGAGTCATCAGCACTTCTTGGCTTCAAATCGGCGAAACTTCGACCATCATTGTTCTGCGGAAAATCAAATGGAAGAATCTAAATAATAGGATgtataactaattaattaaatacgacaaaaaataataaaaagtagtCGAGATTCAAACAAGCCAAAATGCACTGACAATACTGATAATTACAAATAAAGTTCTATAATCGTCTTGATGACACACACCAGTGATAAAAACACTCACCACACCAACCACGGTTGCCACTGAAGCAGCTTGATCCCCAATGGTTGGTCCAGCAGTTACGTTGGCAGAACCAAATTTGCCTGTAGCAGAAGCCTGCATACAATTGTGTCAGACAAACTAATCTGCAAAACATAAAGCATTTTTAAAACCTTTACCTTCACAACAGCTGCAGAAGCAGCTCTAGAAGCATCAAAAGTGCGATTTTCCACTATTCGTAGAAGCCTTATCCCATCTGCATTGGCTAGAATTTTAACaccattttcttttgttgacaCTGCGAGCAGTATTCCATCCTTGTTGAATCTAATACAAGGGGAAGCCTGCAATTTCGTAAGAACAGGACTATTAGGCAGGTAAATGATAACAATTAGAAATAAGAAGAGTGATGATGCACATCTTATGATTACCGGGAGACCACCATCTGCATCAATGCTCATCAGTTGGTTATCATTGTCAATATCCCAGAATTTGATCATGGACTCATCACCAGCAGCCAAGAACCGATTCTTGGtagtatcaaattgcacaactccCACAGATCTCTTCCCAAGACCGATGTAAGTACGTTTAACAGCACCTTCACTTTCATTCCATTCCACCAAGTACGACTCACCTTCTTTATTTGTGCCACATGAGAATAACCTACAAGATGTCCATATGCAATAAATGTCAGTTGTGGTAACAGAAAATAGCAAATTTCCCATATAAAATAGAACATTATCAAGATGATAGTGTTAAAAAATGAGCAGACAAACCTTGTTCCATCAGCACTGTATGCCATTTTAGTATATGAATGACCCGGTGCATTATAGTCAACTCTCGAACCCGCGGTATCATACAACCAGGCCTTTATTTTTCCATCTAAAGCCGTAGAAAAGATAAACTGGGTGGGAAAAAATGGAGATAGATATTAGAAAATGCGTAACTGTATTGTAACAATTACgggaaacaaaaaggaaaaattgcAGGAGTAATACAGAAGGAATAGAAGGAATAAAATACTTTAAAGGTCCATAGAAGATGGAATAACattattctttttcttgattGTTCGATGGGATGGGGATTCCATTTGACCTAGAGGTGCTCCTCAATGGGCATGCACTGTGCTCAAGCACACAGACGGGGGCAAAGCCATGTACAGCTGAGGGGACCCCCctcaaaaatttttatttagtgCTAAGTACATAGTAATTATAAAAGAGACCcccctgaattttcaatttaggcGCCCCTCTTGCAAAAAATTATGATAAAATGATCAAAACAAAAAgacatgtgacaattattacttatcctattttataaacttttgatttttagtgttatttttcgtaCTTTCAAAGGTATAACTAATAgataatcccaaaaaaaattctgGGGTGTTGCCCCCGGACCCCCACTTAGCTTTGCCACCCTGACATAAAATCTAGTGTCCACTCCGCGACCCCCTCCTAGTATGTCCTGGCTTCGCCCTTGCACACAGTCAAAAATACAAGAGGGGAGGGAGAGTTGCTGGGTAGCCAAGGCTCCATCAaacccaatagaccagttaCAACGGCAGTAAATAACTGAGCCACTGGATTTTCTTTGCACGAAAATAGTCATAGAAATTGACTTTATCTCTGAGAGAAGTCAATAGTAACACTTCTAAAACTTTAACTTGGCCTCCACCCAGGAAAATTTAAAAGCGGGCTGGAATCAAGTACCTACTGACTCTAACAAGTGACAACCACTAACTGCTGGACAGTTTCAGAACTTGCCTGAAGTAACCTTTTCCATCCAATAACGGGGGCTCATTTTCTACAACCCATGTCAAACACATGTAACCAGCTTCTTCTGTCAGGACAACCTCTTGGTCCAATTATCCTTTATCAAAACAGATTTATTCTAGAAGAACTAAAAGCGGTACTTGTATAAACTGGACTATAATgttatgaggaaaaaaaaactcttagcTCATGAAGGACAAGAGATAGAAACGGAAAAATAAGTACAAATAACTCAAACCAAAAATTAGGCATTCGTTTCTTTGGAGGAGATTTCCATAATCTGCTCTTTTTCCCGTCCATTAGAGAAATGAGAGCCAGCCATAAAACAAAAGCTGGAACTACAATACAATTAGAAACCTCCACAAATTTGATGGTCAATTACCTGAATATTTTCCTTGTAATGTGGACATACAGAATAAACAATCGCTTCATGACCTTCAAACGTATATTGCTTAACACCTGTATCTGCATCCCACACCTGCATTATTTAAACTCTTTTAAATGTTATCCAATTCATGCAATCCCATAAACATAAATTCCATTTTCACCTTGATGGCCCTATCATCACCACAAGTGACAATGGACAGTTGCTTGTTCGGATATGAGAAAGCGAGATCATTAACGCTCCCGACATGAGCCTCGATCTAAAAACCAGAAAGTCATTTGAATAAGCACCATAAAATCAAAACCCTACATCGGAGaaatatggagagagagagagagagagagagagaataaactaAGTAAACGCAATTTTCAGGGACACAAACCTCCAGGGGATTATGCAGATCACCACCGTGGTAGCGGTATACATGAACAATGTGCTTAGAATATGCAACTCCTGAAACAAGAACAAGGGAGTTTCATGTCTATCAACAAGCCCAATTTTGTCTCTCAGCGCAAAGCACGACAATGTACAAACTGAGTACACCTCAACCCCcactaaaaaaataaaggaaatcattcaaaacaaaccaaaataaGTTCCATCAGGACTCCAGATCACTCGGTTAACAGATGCAGTATAATCATTGGCCAGGGATGCCtaccaaaaaatcaaaattgaagatTAACTAAACGTTTAAAACTCCAAGAACCATCAGATACTTATATAGTGTTAAAGAATCATGTTTTCAACTGAAAGCCAAACCTGAAGAACCATTGAGAGTTTTACTTGATCCCACACCTTAAAGTTTTTCTGAGCAATCTTTTCCTGGCTAACCAATTCCCATACCATGACATCACCCATGTTTGTTCCAACtgaaatcaaaactcaaaaataaGCATAGAAGGAAAAATAATAGTAGACATTTGGCATCCTAATTCTATTAAGTTCGAACTAAAAGTAAATTGACAACTGCACTTTATGTTCTTTCCGCAGGATAGGACTCACCAAGAAGTAAATTTGATTGCAATGGATGGAAATCCATACTCTTGACAGGCGAACCCTGATTTAAAGACATAACAACAGTCTTGGGCAGGTCATCAGAAGAGGAGCTTTGACCATGGCTGTGGCTGTGGCTGTGGCTGGCATAAGCAATGGGAAAAATGTTGACTGGCAGATTGTTGACCTGATAATCAAACTGTCGCATCCATTagaaaaaatcatgatttaaaatTTAGTTTGATGTGTGAGATGAACAATGGCCTGACAGTGGACTTTAACTAGCAGAATTTCACCGTGGTGAGAAAAAAACATGCACGTGAGCAGAGATAGGGGGTCAGAGTGTGTGCAACTTACTGGCCTcctgaaagaaaaggaaaaacctAAAGACTAGTGATTATTTCCAAGCTTTTCCCCCCATTAAAAGATAAGTTTTCCCCCACGCATACTTGTTTATAACTTCCATATATTGTACTATAaaaccaagaagaaaaaaaaagcccGAGGGATTTGGTTTATCTTAATTAGAGATTGACTGAGAAACAAGGAATTTGAAAACAAGCATGATATTATGTAATATTTTGAACCATTCAAGGTAGTTTAtcttccaaaaaaaagaaaagaaaatgctcTTTAATTTTCACAACTATTTGTATGCCTAAACTCCTATTTACGTAATTACTAAGTGACTAAATTTCCCTTTTTAGCCTAAACCAACAAAAGGATAACTAGCGGACTGAGTAAACTGAGTAATATAGTTATACTAGCACAAATGCATTGTTGGTGTTGAGTAGATCGTAATTACTTGTAATTTTTATACCTAAGATTACTAATGAACCACGTTCAAAACTCCACTAGAGTAGTTTTTTAATAAAAGCTTTGCCCCCACTTAACAAAATTCCTAAATCTGTCATTGTTACATGCACATGATATAGACATGCACATacagaacaaaaaaacacaGACAGACATAGAGAGTGAGACAGAGGGAGGGAGTCAGCCCTGTTCTTTTGCATCTACCCAGGAACAGCTAATGAGATTGGAGATTGTGTActtaatcaatatatataattaaaatcaGATTAGCAAAAGCTTCAAAGTTTATATGTTGTACTTGATCTCTTGATCTTTCCCTTAGTAAATTGTTTAAAAGTTCAAGTGTCTACCTCATCAGGTATTCCATAAGGTCTTGATCTCTTCAACATGTGTTCAGAGTCTGCCATTTGGTAATCCATAGCCAGGTTATTGGTAGGAGTCCTAGGGCGCTTCAATAGGGCTGCCATCAAGATAAAGGCATCCACAAAAGGcaaaagaataaattaaaaaaaaatatatctaaaAGTTCATAAACCAAGCCCAAGGAACTGAAAAGGGACTCGCAAAAAAGAATATTTGACACTAGAAAAATAAGGgggaaataaaaatcaaatgccaaCCAATGACCTATTGATCAAATCTTCATATGTCTCCAACTTCACGCAAATCTTATGCAAGTACATAAAatgcaaaacaaaattttaaattaacaaAACTGAAAATATATGGAAATTTCATATTCCCACCATTTTCAGATTCCCTATTCTGCATCAGAAAACCTAGTAATATATCATGTATAAATAtttccttatttgtttattcttcAATCCactccctttttcttttccattagCTTTTCAAGTAAGATCATCAATGCTCTACTTAAGCAACATAATAAGGCCAGTGAGGCTTCAATGACcttggtgatatttttttttttcactaacATTAAAATGTCAAAACCCTGAAAACACCGTCCCCGCATATTAGGCTGGGAGAAGGCTTCATACATCTTATTTGTTCCCGACCTCGGCTACTACGGGAGCCTTATGCACAGTCGTTGTTTAGCTAACATTAAAAAGTACAGGTTGTGCAAAACTTTGTTAGGCAAGCTCAGAAAATCTCTTTAAATTAGTTGTTCAAATCTACCTGCATTATTCGTTGCCGTCAGACCTATGGGCCCAACAGAGGCGCTAGGGTGAGGCACTGAAGATGGATTAGCCATCCATCCAGCAAGAGTTGTTGGAAGAGCAGCAGGTGCAGGCTGAAATGGCTGCAAACATGCCTAGCAATTGTCAAAAGATTTACCATTTCATAACTAGCTATAAACAGGGTAACTCTCTCCTTATCACTCACATTATGAGTACTAAGTGATGGAAAACCCCCTGCTGCCTTGGGGACAACACCCATCAAGGGATTTGTAACTGGGGACAGGGCCTGTGCACCATTCGGCTGTCCACAAATATGGTCCACAAATAGCGTCTTTATGTCGGGATTTGGCCTGGGGTTCTTACAAAGCTGATGCTGCCAATTTAAACTGCATTTCAACAataaagaacattaaataatatttaatacgCTAAGCAGGAAATCCAAGCACATGTCGAAAACGCAACAAAGGAAAGTATTTCTAAAGGACCTTTGGTTTATCAATGTTCGCAATCTGGAACTCTTCAATGTAGGATACTGAAGTTTATCACGGAATATAGGGCTTGCTTCAATCAACTTCTTCAGTTCAACAACCATTACAGCACGAGCTGACTTAGTATCTCCATACTTAGATAATTGTTCATTATCTCTATAAACCAGCGaacacccaaaaaaaacccattaGTTACTAAATCTAAGATAGGAATAAATCAACCAACACAAACGATAATAATCCATACCTAAAGTTGTCCAACGTCAATAGCTGCGTGATTtctttgaaaagctcctcattgAAAGCAGAAAACACTTTTAAGTCCTTGACTAAAATATCCACAGCTTTAGCCCGATCCTGTCTAAATATTTGACATTTTCCAAGCAAACTCATAATTCATAACCTCGTAAAACATGGCAGATAGACTACTGCAAATAATTACCATCAATGAAATAAGGGCACATACttgtccaaagcttcaaggtatTTCTGCTTTCTGATCTCAAAAAAGATCTTCATGGAATATCTGTTATCATCAACTTTAGTGAACCCAGATAGATACTTCTCCACCTGCTCCCATTCCCCATTTTTCACCAACTCCTCAAAATACCCGATATTGAAGAAAAAACCCGAGTCTTTCTCCAACCTAAGCAACCCAGAATTATGaataaaccaaaaataaaaactaatacaAACTGAAAGAAATGAGAATTAGAAAAACATAAGAAAAGGCACACATGTGAACAGTCTCTTTGAACTTCTCTTCatccagaaactgaagtatgaGGAACACGAGTTCTTTGCTGAGCGAGGTCATGATTAAAGCTCTATCTGCAAAATATTCCAACAAACACCGCTCATCACGATCTAAACTCTCACAGATCAATAATAAAACAACAAACCCCTCTAAATTTTACCATAAACACAACAATATGTAATAAAAGTGAAACTCAGTTATAGAGGAATGGAAATcaacaaaaacaccaaaatcATATCAATTATAAGCGAATGAACAAAATCGCAGGAAGAATTACAGAAGCAATTGAGTTCAGCACGTTATTACTTCTGCCTCTGTTTTGCTTTCAGAGATCTGTAAACTCCTTCCTTTCTCtcgctttctctctccttttttttatatattttctctcAGCTCTTCACGAAGGTATTTATAGAGGAGGGGGCTGCTAGGGATTTGAAGAGAGAGTGGGGAATCAGACAGGTTTATCTCGCGAGACGACAAAATACGATATCGATACGTTCGAAGTCAGTGATAAGTCGCATGATAAGCCCAAGTTCTTATCATAGATAAGTGGGAGGCGTTAATACTTGTCGTATTTGATAAGCACTCGGACTTCCCAGCGCGATTGAAATGTTAGATGCCGGCTTTTATTTCTCTCCTGGATTCGTGCGCTTTTCAGAGTAttcattattataattattggaATATCTATTTGTTTCGAATATGAACTCTACAATTCGTTTTaaattatagagtttacaatttgaatccaatggtttgaAAGTTATGTCACATAAcactacatttttgtttttttatttttaaaatttttctgaCTTTATCTCCACTATTAGATGACTCCAGAGAATTACGTAACCCTCAGATCCATTTCTTTATGTGGAGGAGAAGGTTAAATGAATATTATGCCTCAATATCACTTCAAACGTTGAATAAGTCAAATATCATTTTAATCTATAGACAAAATGTAACAATTTTAACATTTCTAGGAAGTAAAATTTTAGGTTGgattaaaaaaatgtcatgataatgttttcaaaaaaaaaagtagaatcatgtgaaaataaagaaatataattAAACTCTACATTATTACAATTTTTAGGGGATCTACCCGTGGGTGATCATTGTAATGGTCAGAAATCATCATCCTCATTTTTGTGATCCCACGACTCTTCGACAAGTATAATTTTTATAACTATTTCATCATCATGCTCCTCTACTACGATCTTTGACCCATCTCGACGTCGACCTCCCATCATCTCGACGTCGACCTCCCTATCATTTTGATATCAACTCTCGACCTCTTACGTTTTTGACGTCAGTCCCTATTGTCAGCCCTTTCAGACTAACCCGCCACTTTTACTACCTCGTATATCTTTAAGAGCAATCTCGATACTTGTGCCAACCTATACATCCTAGACATCTCTCCATCAAACCCATTGTGTGAGGGCTTACTTCTAACATGAGAAACCAACTCTTGCCCTGTCCCTTTCGTCAGACAGAGAAGTCAAACCTGGTACTGACACATCCCTATTGCAAATCGCTCTTCTCTCTGACAGTAACCTGGACCAAAGTCTCATGTAGCTAAAAGACACGTGTCCCTCTAAAGATGCGATAAAAGTCAAGATCCTTTCATAGTTGGAAgcatcttcttctccttcttgctTCTAGACCCCCTTATCTCTCAAGCTTGCAAGCAATTTGAAACGAGGATGGATCATCTTACATTAAACATTCATAGGCTATTACGATCttcataatatatttttttgtcatcaccatcattattaacttgatcgtcggaaaCCTTTTGGCTGGCTTTCCATTGATGTCCAAGGTTCTCGATTATCAACATTTGTTCATTCTGCAGATTGCTGGTGGCCTGCTATTGAACGTTCTTTGATTGTAGATCCAAACACCTAAAATCACTCTCTCCAATTGCATGTAAAACCAGGGATGGAGCCAGCATGTTCAAGGTattcttttcattgttttttcatgATGACAAAAAATATAAGTAAAGTAAAGTAGGAGTTAGCATAATTGttgatgttatatatatatatatatatatataaaagaattttAATACATATATTGAACAAGAATTGAAGGGTAGGGTAGTGATTAAAGTTTTGGAAATTGTGCCCTACACCCAAGTTCAAGTCCTACTATATCATTGGGGCTCATGGAGCCTTTGATTTTTTAAACACttactatttttatttatctcttttaaaaataacagtttttattttattaaaactataaaatgtatttaacgtttttttttgttaaaaccgAACGTTGCCTCGATTTGAGAAGTCGCGTCGTTCTGATTTTGTTGAAAAGACGCACTCATTCGAGTGTTATAAATAGAAGGACAAAATCTCTATGAGATATACAATTGAGAAAGACAGAGCAACAATTATTACAATTCTTGTGGTGTTCTTGTGAGTAAAGAATACTGATAGAAGTTCTGGGCTGTTTTATTCTGGGAACGACGTTGTTGTATACTGTTAGCACAAAATTCAGAGGCAAAGCCACGAAATCGTTTTAAAGAGAGCGACCTAGTTCGTGACTCAACCATCTTCTCAAATTTGATTTGGTTTGTTATCATTTGCAGATTTACGAGGTAATATCAATCTGTTTATTGGGTTACTGTTTCAACAATAATGCACTTCATGTTTTTCGTATTTatactatacatatatgtaaTATTGCACATCTCATTGTTGTGTATTATAAAAAACTATATCATGTACACGTACATTGTTAGATGAAATCAACGTGTAATTTTAATAATGTTACATTACAATTATCAATACAATCATGCGTAACTCCTAGCTTTTTGTTAATTAAATTTTACTATCACCATCAGTGGACATTCATTCATATTGATTGAAAATAAATTCTATCATATTTTACTTACTATATTAACCCtttgtaacttactagtttacttaAAAGGGAACAGATTTAGGGCTGATATTAACAAAAACGAGTAGACATTTTTTAAACCAAGAGTCatattatacaaatttgtcCTTTGAACATCCGACGTAGGCTTAAACTTAGGTAGTAAAGTTCTCGCATACAAAAATTTCACACCCAAAGACATAGCGAGTTGAGTCATAACTCAGCGCATGGTCACAAGGGTTATTGCTCCAAGTGATAATCGAACTTAAGACATTCTGAATCCATATGGTTTGATCACAGAGAAGTTCACCACTAACCTATCATCTTTACGAATAGATACacgatttaaaaaataaaagaaagaaagataagcGAGTACAATAATATCATACTCGAGCAAGTAAAGAAGAACCTAGTAGTAGTGCTGTGCTGTCCCAGAAATtccttatttttataatttttcttttgatttatttattcgcACGATAGAGACGTCTATTTTTGTATTAAATGGATAAAGTGAAGGGGGAGTTCCCAATCCACCTTAAATTTTATCTTCTCATAAAATATCGTATCGCGATATGATAAATTCCCAATTCCGCTTCCCAACTACCACAGTTTGTCAATTGATGGGGACGCAAGACAATTTAAATTTAtcttcattttatttctatatCTAGAAAGAAATATAAGATATATAATCAGGTGCGGATACTTCATATGAATTTGTGGTGTGCGGCTTTATGAGGACCAATAAGATCTCAAGAAATAGTCAAAAACAATATCTACTATTATTTTATCCCAAAACTTATCTTCCCAAAAAGACAAAATCTTTACTGGAATTTTAAGAATCCAATTTGTTATGGGTTCCACATTTATGGCAATAGAACATTGTATTTATCAAATCCAACAAGCATATAATCAGAATATTGTGTGGCAAAATTGGTAAGTAAATCATTACCAAAACCAACAAGTTTTGATTGGATCCTCTTTATTCTACTATTTCTAACTTTATGACCAATTAATGAATAAACTAAatagtgctatatatatatatataggaattctcctaatGATTCACACTACTTTATGACCAATTAATGATTTACCCTTTTGGTCTACATAGGAGAATATATATTAGTGTGTGTGTGGGGTAAGAATTGTCACATAAGGATTTAAAATGAAAGTATAAAGGATCACTTTTTACTGATGTGAAAGAGTCAgatgacactggtgctactgcTTTGGATCccacatttttttaaattaatggtATAAACATAgactcttattttacacccttatgtGAAAATTCCTGATACCCTTATGTGACAATTCCTGATAATGTAGATAAGTAAAATGACACGTGAGACTCCCTATTTTGAGTCTCACATATTCCTAATCAATAGGGAATATAAAAATCCACGTTTTAAGTAGAGTTTTTGTCAAACTCCAGATTCgtgtcttttcttctttctataaCTAAAGGAAAACAAACGAAAAATCTTCGGGGACCAATTCATATCCTGTATCGTGGACCTGGAAACTGGcaaaatacatataaacataccaAAAACATAAGGTTGAAATATTGAATGCGACAGAATTTGCTTTTGTCACAGGAAGTTGCAAGGAAACTTTCCTGCTTTCACTTTCATCTTTTTCGTTTTCCATGTGCATTACAATCAACATCAGTAGGTCGGTCAAGTTATTCCCAACGgattcaaaacttcaaatatcTGCAATAGTTGCAACGTCTTCATGCATTAATATCATCTACAGAGAAGTATGCACATACCTGACTCCACTTTTCGGGGAAGGTTGTTTCCACAGAAGAGCAAAAGTGGAACTAAATTAAGTAATGCTGTACTAAATCTAATGATTTCCTTCCTATAACTTTCCGGGGCAGGACACAAAACCTTTGTTTACAGTGTCCGTAAGCAGCCCCCAGGTAGAAGGAACCTAAACTTATCTGCATTTTCTATCAAATATGCGGGGAACTGCAGAAGAAGAACTGGGTATTGTTCTCATCTTCTTAATCAGTGCCTTGAAGGTCTATTCTTCAGGTAGCATGTCAAAAAGATCATCTCCACGACAAATGCGTTTTTGTATTCTGGAAATAGTTTAGAAACTCCATTTTACCAACACGGTCAGCATGGCTGTAACCAGTAATCTTAAACACGAATTCTTGAAGATGGCGAAAGCAAAAGCTACAATGCCAGCCTGTATCAGACAAGATCACATCAGTTTGACGTGAATGCCTATACCTTGTCCAAGGGTTATAGATATGGATCGAGGCCCTCCAGCTGCTGTAATCCACAGTGTCGGCCATAACGAGTAAGTGTCCAGCTGAAATCGCAGCCAGGTGAAGCAATCCATTCATAGCAGCCCGCTGCTCTGACTCAAGTACGAATGGGTCTTCAAGCGAATCAAGGGTTGCAACTGAAGCTCACGCCACCTTATCTCAAGCACCCAGCTCATTGCTGAAGATGATGCCATCAAAGACATGACGTGGTTGGGAGAGCGTAGACCAACCATGGAGGCAGTAAAGATGTTCCATTGAAACATTCTCTGCAAAATAATGAGGTAGGTGATTGAATGGTGGAGGGGGCTTGTCCTAAAGTGGGtggaaaaaatatgaaatttacTTACATGAGTAAAGGTTCCAATGAGACAAATTGGTATTAGTATAAGAAGAATGATGACAAGAAGTCTAGGAGGAGCTCTTTAGATGACAGGTGAATAGTTTGTGGTGCCATACTTCAAAGGTGTAATATCAACATCATCTACCAACATGTTTTCCCCCAATCAACTCGCCAAGAGATCAGACTCTATATATCTCAATCATCTGCATAAAGATCGCCAGGGAATTAAAAACTAGAATAACAAGTAAATGAAATTTGATAGATCAAATCAAAAGGCAAGTTAAAAAGCCATAAAAGCAAATTGCAGAGGGACGCTTAGTGTGAAACCTTAAGTATATGTACAAGatacagataaaaaaaataaaaaattagaacTACACGAAATTCTTATCTTCACAAAATACCAATGCAGTAGCTGATATCTTGCATGCCATAAGAAGTCTCTATGGACACATCTAAAGCATTTACATGACTTGCAAGTCTACATTTGAAAATGTAACTAGCTACCAAAAAGACTTGACACAAAAGCTTCTTTATCGTAGATCATTACAGAATTACACAAGAATGATAAAGTAGAAATGAGAACTAAATCTACATCCTGGTGGGGAACACATATTGGTATCAGAATACCGTTAGTAATTTAGAAAAGATAATGAACTCAATTGCTTTGAAAGCATGCCTAGGAGTTGCATACGCACTTTACTAAAAGAGAAAGCTAATCTTTTCTATACAAGACAAATATACTTAATTTTCTATTAAAGACaaatgaatgctcaatta encodes the following:
- the LOC119993542 gene encoding topless-related protein 4-like isoform X1, yielding MTSLSKELVFLILQFLDEEKFKETVHMLEKDSGFFFNIGYFEELVKNGEWEQVEKYLSGFTKVDDNRYSMKIFFEIRKQKYLEALDKQDRAKAVDILVKDLKVFSAFNEELFKEITQLLTLDNFRDNEQLSKYGDTKSARAVMVVELKKLIEASPIFRDKLQYPTLKSSRLRTLINQSLNWQHQLCKNPRPNPDIKTLFVDHICGQPNGAQALSPVTNPLMGVVPKAAGGFPSLSTHNPFQPAPAALPTTLAGWMANPSSVPHPSASVGPIGLTATNNAALLKRPRTPTNNLAMDYQMADSEHMLKRSRPYGIPDEFDYQVNNLPVNIFPIAYASHSHSHSHGQSSSSDDLPKTVVMSLNQGSPVKSMDFHPLQSNLLLVGTNMGDVMVWELVSQEKIAQKNFKVWDQVKLSMVLQASLANDYTASVNRVIWSPDGTYFGVAYSKHIVHVYRYHGGDLHNPLEIEAHVGSVNDLAFSYPNKQLSIVTCGDDRAIKVWDADTGVKQYTFEGHEAIVYSVCPHYKENIQFIFSTALDGKIKAWLYDTAGSRVDYNAPGHSYTKMAYSADGTRLFSCGTNKEGESYLVEWNESEGAVKRTYIGLGKRSVGVVQFDTTKNRFLAAGDESMIKFWDIDNDNQLMSIDADGGLPASPCIRFNKDGILLAVSTKENGVKILANADGIRLLRIVENRTFDASRAASAAVVKASATGKFGSANVTAGPTIGDQAASVATVVGVNNDGRSFADLKPRSADDSVEKSRIWKLAEINEPSQCRSLSLPDNLQPAKVCRLIYTNSGVAILALASNGMHKLWKWQKNDQMVKATASIVAQLWQPASGILMTNDLPSPNLLSEDVSCFALSKNDSYVMSASGGKISLFNMRTFKTMTTFMSAPPAATFLAFHPQDNNIIAIGMEDSSIQIYNVRVDEVKTKLKGHQRMITGLAFSDLLNVLVSSGADNQLCVWSTDAWEKQTSVFLQLPTGRHTNPHADTRVQFHNDQIHLLAVHETQIALFEAPKLGCLKQWFPREASGPISHATYSCDSQSIYVCFKDGSIGALTASTLRLRCRISAAAYLPSTLKAYPVVIAAHPSDPNQFALGLSDGAVHVLEPLEAEGKWGTAPPIENGAGPNTTPGTAGPEQAQR
- the LOC119993542 gene encoding topless-related protein 4-like isoform X2; protein product: MTSLSKELVFLILQFLDEEKFKETVHMLEKDSGFFFNIGYFEELVKNGEWEQVEKYLSGFTKVDDNRYSMKIFFEIRKQKYLEALDKQDRAKAVDILVKDLKVFSAFNEELFKEITQLLTLDNFRDNEQLSKYGDTKSARAVMVVELKKLIEASPIFRDKLQYPTLKSSRLRTLINQSLNWQHQLCKNPRPNPDIKTLFVDHICGQPNGAQALSPVTNPLMGVVPKAAGGFPSLSTHNPFQPAPAALPTTLAGWMANPSSVPHPSASVGPIGLTATNNAALLKRPRTPTNNLAMDYQMADSEHMLKRSRPYGIPDEFDYQVNNLPVNIFPIAYASHSHSHSHGQSSSSDDLPKTVVMSLNQGSPVKSMDFHPLQSNLLLVGTNMGDVMVWELVSQEKIAQKNFKVWDQVKLSMVLQASLANDYTASVNRVIWSPDGTYFGVAYSKHIVHVYRYHGGDLHNPLEIEAHVGSVNDLAFSYPNKQLSIVTCGDDRAIKVWDADTGVKQYTFEGHEAIVYSVCPHYKENIQFIFSTALDGKIKAWLYDTAGSRVDYNAPGHSYTKMAYSADGTRLFSCGTNKEGESYLVEWNESEGAVKRTYIGLGKRSVGVVQFDTTKNRFLAAGDESMIKFWDIDNDNQLMSIDADGGLPASPCIRFNKDGILLAVSTKENGVKILANADGIRLLRIVENRTFDASRAASAAVVKASATGKFGSANVTAGPTIGDQAASVATVVGVNNDGRSFADLKPRSADDSVEKSRIWKLAEINEPSQCRSLSLPDNLQPAKVCRLIYTNSGVAILALASNGMHKLWKWQKNDQMATASIVAQLWQPASGILMTNDLPSPNLLSEDVSCFALSKNDSYVMSASGGKISLFNMRTFKTMTTFMSAPPAATFLAFHPQDNNIIAIGMEDSSIQIYNVRVDEVKTKLKGHQRMITGLAFSDLLNVLVSSGADNQLCVWSTDAWEKQTSVFLQLPTGRHTNPHADTRVQFHNDQIHLLAVHETQIALFEAPKLGCLKQWFPREASGPISHATYSCDSQSIYVCFKDGSIGALTASTLRLRCRISAAAYLPSTLKAYPVVIAAHPSDPNQFALGLSDGAVHVLEPLEAEGKWGTAPPIENGAGPNTTPGTAGPEQAQR